The Pirellulimonas nuda genome includes a region encoding these proteins:
- a CDS encoding spondin domain-containing protein translates to MMNFNRLGRQAAVTCGLLMIPSVVSAVQIRVTVENLAPANSVSLAPLRFGFSNGTFDSFDNNAPAFLLGQPDISQAPIVTIAEGGSGSTWFPAFQAAEPNANLGSVFDAAFPPITPGEINSAVFEVDPTNQFFTFGTMVVPSNDHFLGNASPTRYQVFDGSGNLILPTIVESASLIWDAGSETQDPANAAFLPGGVNDNRVNENNPVTFNFSNLQAFNGLVTAAGYTFDSSLLAADTPVLRVSFEVVPEPSSLLLGGLALVGLAAARTRRTA, encoded by the coding sequence ATGATGAACTTCAATCGACTCGGCCGCCAGGCGGCAGTGACGTGCGGTCTGTTGATGATCCCCTCGGTCGTGTCGGCCGTGCAGATACGGGTCACCGTTGAGAACTTGGCGCCGGCCAACAGCGTGTCGCTGGCGCCGCTGCGGTTCGGATTCAGCAACGGCACGTTCGACTCGTTCGACAACAACGCCCCCGCGTTCTTGCTGGGTCAGCCAGACATCTCCCAGGCGCCGATTGTGACCATCGCGGAGGGGGGGTCGGGCTCAACGTGGTTCCCCGCCTTTCAGGCCGCCGAGCCCAACGCCAACCTCGGCAGCGTGTTCGACGCCGCCTTCCCTCCTATCACCCCAGGAGAGATCAATTCGGCGGTGTTCGAGGTCGACCCGACGAACCAATTCTTCACGTTCGGCACGATGGTGGTCCCCAGCAACGACCACTTCCTGGGCAACGCCAGCCCGACCCGTTACCAGGTGTTCGATGGCTCGGGGAACCTGATCTTGCCCACGATCGTGGAGAGCGCTTCGCTGATTTGGGACGCGGGCTCCGAGACGCAAGACCCAGCCAACGCCGCGTTCTTGCCGGGCGGAGTGAACGACAACCGGGTCAACGAGAACAACCCGGTCACATTCAACTTCTCGAACCTCCAAGCGTTTAACGGGCTGGTGACAGCGGCCGGCTACACGTTCGACAGCAGCCTGCTGGCGGCTGACACGCCCGTGCTGCGGGTGTCGTTCGAGGTGGTGCCCGAGCCGTCGTCGCTGCTGCTGGGCGGCCTGGCGCTGGTCGGCTTGGCCGCCGCGAGGACGCGTCGGACGGCCTAG